In a genomic window of Leisingera caerulea DSM 24564:
- a CDS encoding NAD(P)H-quinone oxidoreductase — MTEMMRAVEITKPGGPEVLQLCQRPVPQPGHGEVVIKVAYAGVNRPDALQRAGAYDPPKGASDLPGLEASGEVAAVGAGVSGISEGDLVCALLPGGGYAEYVATPAAHCLAVPEGLDLKQAACLPETFFTVWSNVFTRGGLKAGERFLVHGGSSGIGTTAIQLAREFGARVFATAGSDEKCQACLNLGAERAINYRDEDFVKVMREEGGADLVLDMVGGDYIPRNVKALAEDGRLVQIAFLQGPKVELNFALMMVKRLTLTGSTLRPQSDLAKAQIAQDLAEAVWPLIEAGKVAPVMDSEFALEDAAAAHARMESSGHIGKIVLKVG, encoded by the coding sequence ATGACAGAGATGATGCGCGCGGTGGAGATCACGAAACCCGGCGGGCCGGAGGTGTTGCAGCTGTGCCAGCGCCCGGTGCCGCAGCCGGGCCATGGCGAGGTGGTGATCAAGGTGGCCTATGCCGGCGTGAACCGTCCCGATGCGCTGCAGCGCGCCGGCGCCTATGATCCGCCAAAGGGCGCCAGCGACCTGCCGGGGCTGGAGGCCTCGGGCGAGGTTGCGGCCGTGGGCGCGGGTGTCAGCGGCATAAGCGAAGGCGATCTGGTCTGTGCGCTGCTGCCCGGCGGCGGCTATGCCGAATATGTGGCGACGCCGGCGGCGCATTGCTTGGCCGTCCCTGAAGGGCTGGACCTGAAACAGGCGGCCTGCCTGCCGGAGACATTCTTTACCGTGTGGTCCAATGTCTTCACCCGCGGCGGCCTGAAAGCCGGGGAGCGGTTCCTGGTGCATGGCGGCTCTTCGGGCATTGGCACGACGGCAATCCAGCTGGCCCGGGAGTTCGGGGCGCGGGTGTTTGCCACTGCCGGTTCGGATGAAAAGTGCCAGGCCTGCCTGAATCTGGGCGCCGAGCGGGCGATCAACTACCGCGACGAGGATTTCGTCAAGGTGATGCGCGAGGAAGGCGGCGCTGACCTGGTGCTGGATATGGTTGGCGGCGATTACATCCCGCGCAACGTCAAGGCGCTGGCCGAGGACGGGCGGCTGGTGCAGATCGCCTTTCTGCAAGGGCCGAAGGTGGAGCTGAACTTTGCCCTGATGATGGTCAAGCGGCTGACGCTGACCGGCTCGACCCTGCGGCCGCAGAGCGATCTGGCCAAGGCGCAGATTGCCCAGGATCTGGCCGAGGCGGTCTGGCCCTTGATCGAGGCGGGCAAGGTGGCGCCGGTGATGGACAGCGAGTTTGCGCTGGAGGACGCGGCCGCAGCGCACGCCCGGATGGAAAGCTCCGGCCATATCGGCAAGATCGTTTTGAAGGTCGGCTGA
- a CDS encoding YbaB/EbfC family nucleoid-associated protein: MLKGLGGLGDMAKMMKSAQELQGKMAQMQEDLHNVMVTGEAGAGLVKATASAKGDLKALDIDPSIFNGDDKEVVEDLILAAIKDAQAKAAEKAQEEMTKLTESMGLPKDIKLPF, encoded by the coding sequence ATGCTCAAAGGCCTCGGCGGTCTTGGCGACATGGCCAAGATGATGAAATCGGCACAGGAACTGCAGGGCAAGATGGCCCAGATGCAGGAAGACCTGCACAATGTCATGGTCACCGGCGAAGCAGGCGCAGGCCTGGTCAAGGCCACTGCATCCGCCAAGGGCGACCTCAAGGCACTGGACATTGACCCGTCGATCTTCAACGGCGACGACAAGGAAGTGGTCGAGGACCTGATCCTGGCCGCCATCAAGGATGCTCAGGCCAAAGCGGCTGAAAAGGCGCAGGAAGAGATGACCAAGCTGACCGAAAGCATGGGCCTGCCCAAGGACATCAAGCTGCCGTTCTAA
- a CDS encoding DNA polymerase III subunit gamma/tau translates to MNDTPSDTGQSQYQVLARKYRPETFADLVGQDAMVRTLKNAFAADRIAQAFIMTGIRGTGKTTTARIIAKGMNCVGEHGNGGPTTDPCGKCEHCVAIMEGRHVDVMEMDAASRTGVNDIREIIDSVQYRAASARYKIYIIDEVHMLSTSAFNALLKTLEEPPAHVKFIFATTEIRKVPVTVLSRCQRFDLRRIEPEVMISLLRKIATAEGAEIAEDALALITRAAEGSARDATSLLDQAISHGAGETTADQVRAMLGLADRGRVLDLMDMILRGDAAAALTELSGQYAEGADPLAVLRDLAEITHWVSVVKITPDAAEDPTVSPDERARGQQMAENLPMRVLTRMWQMLLKALEEVAAAPNAMMAAEMAVIRITHVADLPSPEELIRKLQDTPPPPPPGPGGGVPMQGMGAPALGGNGPASPQGGPAGGAPVAHGGSGTMMALAPQVSSALARYPTFEHVVELIRTNRDVKLLVEVEGGVRLVSYQPGRIEFTPAAQAPKDLAARLGSALQNWTGARWVVSIAPDGDAPTIAEVRDAAENALREKATAHPLVQAVLESFPKAKIKRIRTPEELTAEVAAEALPEVEDEWDPFEDG, encoded by the coding sequence ATGAACGATACCCCCAGCGACACCGGCCAATCCCAATACCAGGTTCTGGCCCGCAAATACCGGCCCGAGACCTTTGCCGACCTGGTGGGCCAGGACGCGATGGTACGGACGCTGAAAAACGCCTTTGCCGCCGACCGCATCGCTCAGGCCTTCATCATGACCGGCATCCGCGGCACCGGCAAAACCACGACCGCGCGGATCATTGCCAAGGGCATGAACTGCGTCGGCGAACACGGCAATGGCGGCCCGACCACCGATCCCTGCGGTAAATGCGAGCATTGCGTGGCGATCATGGAAGGCCGCCATGTCGACGTGATGGAGATGGACGCGGCGTCCCGCACCGGCGTGAACGACATCCGCGAAATCATCGACTCGGTGCAGTACCGCGCGGCCTCCGCCCGCTACAAGATCTATATCATCGACGAAGTTCACATGCTGTCGACCTCCGCCTTCAACGCGCTGCTGAAGACGCTGGAGGAGCCGCCCGCGCATGTGAAATTCATCTTCGCCACCACTGAAATCCGCAAGGTGCCGGTGACGGTGCTGTCGCGCTGCCAGCGGTTCGACCTGCGCCGGATCGAGCCGGAGGTGATGATCTCCCTCTTGCGCAAGATCGCCACCGCCGAGGGCGCCGAAATTGCCGAGGACGCGCTGGCGCTCATTACCCGCGCCGCCGAGGGCTCCGCCCGCGATGCCACCTCGCTGCTGGATCAGGCGATTTCCCACGGCGCGGGCGAAACCACCGCCGATCAGGTCCGCGCCATGCTGGGCCTTGCCGACCGCGGCCGGGTGCTGGACCTGATGGACATGATCCTGCGCGGCGACGCGGCAGCGGCTCTGACAGAACTTTCAGGCCAGTATGCAGAGGGCGCCGACCCGCTGGCAGTGCTGCGCGATCTGGCCGAGATCACCCATTGGGTCTCGGTGGTGAAGATCACTCCGGACGCCGCCGAAGACCCCACCGTCAGCCCGGACGAGCGCGCCCGCGGCCAGCAAATGGCCGAGAACCTGCCGATGCGCGTCCTCACCCGGATGTGGCAGATGCTGCTCAAGGCGCTGGAGGAAGTCGCCGCCGCCCCCAACGCCATGATGGCGGCCGAGATGGCGGTGATCCGCATCACCCATGTGGCCGACCTCCCCTCACCCGAGGAACTGATCCGCAAGCTGCAGGACACCCCGCCCCCGCCGCCCCCCGGTCCCGGCGGCGGTGTGCCGATGCAGGGCATGGGCGCCCCGGCACTTGGCGGCAACGGACCCGCCAGTCCCCAAGGCGGTCCGGCCGGCGGCGCACCCGTGGCCCATGGCGGCAGCGGCACCATGATGGCGCTGGCACCGCAAGTCAGCTCCGCGCTGGCCCGCTATCCCACCTTCGAACATGTCGTCGAGCTGATCCGCACCAACCGCGATGTGAAACTGCTGGTCGAGGTCGAAGGCGGCGTGCGACTGGTCTCCTACCAGCCGGGCCGGATCGAATTCACCCCGGCGGCCCAAGCGCCCAAGGATCTCGCCGCCCGGCTCGGCTCAGCGCTGCAGAACTGGACCGGCGCCCGCTGGGTGGTCTCCATTGCCCCTGACGGCGATGCGCCCACCATTGCCGAGGTCCGCGACGCCGCAGAAAACGCCCTGCGTGAGAAAGCCACTGCGCACCCGCTGGTGCAGGCCGTGCTGGAGAGCTTTCCCAAGGCCAAGATCAAGCGCATCCGCACGCCTGAGGAACTGACCGCAGAGGTCGCCGCCGAAGCCCTGCCCGAGGTGGAGGACGAATGGGACCCGTTCGAGGACGGGTGA
- a CDS encoding DUF2189 domain-containing protein: MAKTIGNPLSWLLQGAETTGHHIGETVGEMGSDGVKELPQARDLSMDDIIHSLAAGLEDFAACRSDAMFLVLFYPLIGIALIVMSLSMNLLPLIVPMIMGFAILGPVAAIGLYEMSKRREEGLEPRWVDAFSVIRSPSFGAILVLGLYLAALFVIWLVAADMIYSRTLGPEPPASITNFAADVLTTRAGWTMAIAGGVVGAVFAFAALAMSIVSFPLLLDRHVGLPVAVATSIRVMRKNPVVCMTWGALVGSALVIGAIPFLAGLIIVVPVLGHATWHLYRRAVK, from the coding sequence ATGGCAAAGACAATCGGTAACCCGCTCAGCTGGCTTCTGCAGGGTGCAGAAACCACCGGGCACCATATCGGCGAAACCGTCGGCGAAATGGGCAGCGACGGCGTCAAGGAGCTGCCGCAGGCACGCGACCTGAGCATGGATGACATCATCCATTCTTTGGCCGCGGGTCTGGAGGATTTTGCAGCCTGCCGCAGCGATGCGATGTTCCTGGTGCTGTTCTATCCGCTGATCGGCATTGCGCTGATCGTGATGAGCCTGTCGATGAACCTCTTGCCGCTGATCGTGCCGATGATCATGGGATTTGCGATCCTCGGCCCGGTCGCAGCAATCGGCCTCTATGAAATGTCCAAGCGCCGCGAAGAAGGTTTGGAGCCGCGCTGGGTGGATGCCTTCAGCGTCATCCGCTCGCCGTCCTTTGGCGCCATTCTGGTGCTGGGGCTGTATCTGGCGGCATTGTTCGTCATCTGGCTGGTGGCGGCCGACATGATCTACAGCCGCACCCTGGGGCCGGAGCCGCCTGCCTCGATCACAAACTTCGCCGCCGACGTGCTGACCACCCGCGCAGGGTGGACCATGGCGATTGCCGGCGGCGTGGTGGGCGCAGTCTTTGCCTTTGCCGCGCTGGCGATGAGCATCGTGTCTTTCCCGCTGCTGCTGGACCGCCACGTCGGCCTGCCGGTGGCGGTGGCCACCTCTATCAGGGTGATGCGCAAGAACCCCGTCGTCTGCATGACCTGGGGCGCGCTCGTCGGCTCAGCGCTGGTGATCGGCGCGATCCCGTTCCTGGCCGGGCTGATCATCGTCGTGCCGGTTCTGGGCCATGCCACCTGGCACCTGTACCGGCGCGCCGTGAAATAG
- a CDS encoding ribonuclease T2 family protein has protein sequence MRKLLLGLAAVLAAFATLAAAEGEPAGEFDYYVLALSWSPNWCAQEGDARNADQCDARHDHGWTLHGLWPQYHRGWPSYCRSAEAPPSRAMSRQMADIMGSAGLAWHQWKKHGTCAGLSARQYYSLMREAYTRVTRPAVFRKLDKTVTLPASVVEEAFLKENPPLSRDSLTITCRDGAIQEARICLSKALDPVPCGRDVIKDCTLKDARLAPVR, from the coding sequence ATGCGCAAGTTATTGCTGGGTTTGGCGGCTGTTTTGGCGGCTTTTGCCACGCTTGCGGCGGCAGAGGGCGAACCGGCCGGAGAGTTCGACTACTACGTGCTGGCGCTCAGCTGGTCGCCGAACTGGTGCGCGCAGGAGGGCGATGCCCGCAATGCGGACCAATGCGATGCCCGCCATGACCACGGCTGGACCCTGCACGGGCTCTGGCCGCAATACCACCGCGGCTGGCCCAGCTACTGCCGAAGTGCCGAGGCGCCGCCAAGCCGCGCGATGAGCCGCCAGATGGCGGACATCATGGGCAGCGCAGGCCTTGCCTGGCACCAGTGGAAGAAACACGGCACCTGCGCGGGCCTCAGCGCCCGCCAGTATTACAGCCTGATGCGCGAGGCCTACACCCGCGTCACCCGCCCCGCCGTCTTCCGCAAGCTGGACAAAACCGTCACCCTGCCCGCGTCGGTGGTGGAGGAGGCGTTTCTCAAGGAAAACCCTCCCCTGTCGCGCGACAGCCTGACCATCACCTGCCGCGACGGCGCCATCCAGGAGGCCCGCATCTGCCTGTCCAAGGCGCTTGACCCGGTGCCCTGCGGGCGCGATGTGATCAAGGACTGCACATTGAAGGACGCGCGGCTCGCACCTGTCCGCTGA
- a CDS encoding GNAT family N-acetyltransferase, with product MGGAAAHTENGTGPLRFARLTEVPPQELARHMSDPRMADHMPLLTGSWDEAAAREFVAAKEACWQRDGLGHWAFLRGDTYLGWGGFQKEGEEWDFGLVLRADCFGLGPAIARKALEFARADARIPYVTFLLPPTRRHLRPLARLGAVQTGEVQYEGRRFLKFRLETG from the coding sequence ATGGGAGGTGCCGCAGCGCATACGGAAAACGGCACCGGGCCGCTTCGCTTTGCCCGGCTGACGGAGGTGCCGCCGCAGGAGCTTGCCCGCCATATGTCCGACCCGCGGATGGCGGACCATATGCCCTTGCTGACTGGGAGCTGGGATGAGGCCGCTGCCAGGGAATTCGTCGCCGCCAAGGAAGCCTGCTGGCAGCGCGACGGGCTGGGCCACTGGGCCTTCCTGCGCGGGGATACGTATCTCGGCTGGGGCGGCTTCCAGAAAGAGGGGGAAGAGTGGGATTTCGGGCTGGTACTGCGGGCGGACTGCTTTGGCCTTGGCCCTGCCATTGCCCGCAAGGCGCTGGAATTTGCCCGCGCGGATGCGCGCATCCCCTATGTTACCTTCCTGCTGCCGCCAACACGCCGCCACCTGCGCCCGCTGGCACGGCTGGGGGCGGTACAGACCGGGGAGGTGCAGTACGAAGGCCGGCGCTTCCTGAAGTTCCGGCTGGAGACGGGCTGA
- a CDS encoding DUF1013 domain-containing protein — MAKPLMAKATAVWLVDNTTISFKQIADFVGMHELEIQGIADGEVAVGVKGFDPVANNQLTQDEIDKAQANPLHKLKLKFNPAAAGEEKRRGPRYTPLSKRQDRPNSILWLVKFHPELSDGQIAKLVGTTKPTIQSIRERTHWNIANMQPIDPVALGLCKQSELDSAVQKAAAKKAAEGGVMSDDERRKLVSTEQSLEMEAEPKIPSAIEGLETFTLGGGSSDEEEKKEEDILDADSFFNLPSGGDDEDDEEDTRP, encoded by the coding sequence ATGGCAAAACCGTTGATGGCCAAGGCAACCGCCGTGTGGCTGGTGGACAATACCACGATCAGCTTCAAGCAGATCGCCGATTTCGTGGGCATGCACGAGCTGGAGATCCAGGGCATCGCCGACGGCGAAGTGGCGGTGGGCGTCAAGGGGTTTGACCCGGTGGCCAACAACCAGCTGACCCAGGACGAGATCGACAAAGCGCAAGCCAACCCGCTGCACAAGCTGAAGCTCAAGTTCAACCCGGCCGCGGCCGGCGAGGAAAAGCGCCGCGGCCCGCGCTATACTCCGCTGTCCAAGCGCCAGGACCGTCCCAACTCTATCCTGTGGCTGGTCAAGTTCCACCCGGAACTGAGCGACGGCCAGATTGCCAAGCTGGTGGGCACCACCAAGCCGACCATCCAGTCGATCCGCGAGCGCACCCACTGGAACATCGCCAACATGCAGCCGATCGACCCGGTGGCGCTGGGCCTGTGCAAGCAGTCCGAGCTGGACTCTGCGGTGCAGAAGGCCGCGGCCAAGAAAGCTGCCGAAGGCGGCGTGATGAGCGACGACGAGCGCCGCAAGCTGGTCTCCACCGAGCAGTCGCTGGAGATGGAAGCGGAGCCGAAAATCCCGAGCGCCATCGAAGGGCTGGAAACCTTCACCCTGGGCGGCGGTTCCTCCGACGAGGAAGAGAAGAAGGAAGAGGATATCCTCGACGCCGACAGCTTCTTCAACCTGCCCTCTGGCGGCGATGACGAGGACGACGAAGAAGACACCCGTCCCTGA
- the recR gene encoding recombination mediator RecR yields MIKNSTSDIEDLIALMAKLPGLGPRSARRAVLHLIRKRALLLTPLADVMSEVAATARECLNCGNVGTSEICPICTDDRRATGELCVVEDVADLWAMERAAVFKGRYHVLGGTLSALDAVGPEDLRIPRLADRVATENISEVILALNATIDGQTTAHYIADQLQGQVKLTSLAQGVPIGGELDYLDDGTISAALSARKEI; encoded by the coding sequence ATGATCAAGAATTCCACCAGCGACATCGAAGACCTGATTGCCCTGATGGCCAAGCTGCCGGGTCTGGGGCCGCGGTCTGCCCGCCGCGCCGTGCTGCATCTGATCCGCAAGCGGGCGCTGTTGCTGACACCCTTGGCCGATGTGATGAGCGAGGTGGCTGCCACCGCGCGGGAATGTCTCAACTGCGGCAATGTCGGCACCAGCGAGATCTGCCCGATTTGCACAGACGACAGACGTGCCACCGGCGAACTCTGCGTGGTCGAGGATGTGGCCGACCTCTGGGCGATGGAGCGGGCAGCCGTGTTCAAAGGCCGCTACCATGTGCTGGGCGGCACCCTTTCAGCGCTGGATGCGGTGGGTCCGGAAGATCTGCGCATCCCGCGGCTGGCGGACCGGGTCGCCACCGAAAACATCAGCGAAGTGATCCTGGCGCTGAATGCCACCATCGACGGCCAGACCACCGCCCATTACATCGCCGACCAGCTGCAGGGGCAGGTGAAACTGACCTCCCTGGCCCAAGGCGTGCCGATCGGCGGCGAGCTCGATTACCTCGACGACGGCACCATCTCTGCCGCCCTTAGCGCGCGCAAGGAAATCTGA
- the ltaE gene encoding low-specificity L-threonine aldolase, translating into MSQYTGLAGMGADAPLCDLRSDTVTRPDAGMLQAMAAAALGDDVFGEDPSVNRLEAVLAERLGKEAGLFVPTGTMSNFTAMLAHCQRGEEVICGRGYHVYAYEAAGASVLGGIALCPVAVRGDGALDPAEIRSALREDDPHLPISRLVSLENTHNGLAVPLAEMAAAAGAGRAAGLFVHLDGARFFNAITALGCSETDLAGLADTVSVCLSKGLGTPAGSVLAGPSDLIAKARRWRKMLGGGMRQAGVLAAAGLYALEHNVARLAEDHARAAEMAGVLRSLGTGEVVQATNMVFFTPADERNDGLRAHLAADGVVIGGGSSGAIRIVLHRDVDDAALARAVQGLKSFYG; encoded by the coding sequence ATGAGCCAATACACTGGGCTGGCAGGGATGGGGGCTGATGCGCCCCTCTGCGATCTGCGCAGCGATACGGTAACGCGGCCCGATGCGGGCATGTTGCAGGCGATGGCCGCGGCAGCGCTGGGCGATGACGTTTTTGGCGAAGACCCGTCGGTGAACCGGCTGGAGGCGGTGCTGGCCGAGCGTCTGGGCAAAGAAGCGGGTCTGTTCGTTCCCACAGGCACGATGAGCAATTTCACCGCGATGCTGGCCCATTGCCAGCGCGGCGAGGAGGTGATCTGCGGACGCGGCTATCACGTCTATGCTTATGAGGCGGCGGGGGCCTCGGTGCTGGGCGGGATTGCGCTGTGCCCGGTGGCGGTGCGCGGCGATGGAGCGCTGGACCCGGCGGAGATCCGGTCGGCGCTGCGCGAAGATGATCCGCATTTGCCCATCAGCCGTCTGGTGTCGCTGGAAAATACCCATAACGGGCTGGCGGTGCCGCTGGCGGAAATGGCGGCTGCGGCCGGGGCCGGGCGCGCGGCGGGCTTGTTCGTGCATTTGGACGGGGCGCGGTTCTTCAATGCGATCACCGCGCTGGGGTGTTCTGAAACGGATTTGGCTGGGCTGGCGGACACGGTGTCGGTCTGCCTGTCAAAGGGGCTGGGCACGCCTGCGGGGTCGGTGCTGGCGGGGCCTTCGGACCTGATTGCCAAGGCGCGGCGCTGGCGCAAGATGCTGGGCGGCGGAATGCGGCAGGCGGGCGTGCTGGCGGCCGCCGGGCTTTATGCGCTGGAGCACAACGTGGCACGGCTGGCAGAGGATCACGCACGGGCCGCAGAAATGGCCGGCGTGCTGCGGAGCTTAGGCACGGGAGAGGTGGTGCAGGCCACCAATATGGTGTTCTTCACGCCGGCAGATGAGCGCAACGACGGCCTTCGGGCGCATTTGGCGGCTGATGGCGTGGTCATTGGCGGCGGCAGCTCCGGTGCCATCCGCATCGTGCTGCATAGGGACGTTGACGACGCTGCGCTGGCGCGGGCGGTTCAGGGGCTGAAAAGCTTCTACGGCTAG
- a CDS encoding ATP-binding protein gives MDASGVPPLGDSCGLNLGALAGLHGLEFCQEFAGQLAQGTGADLVTVGELTVRETPRIRVLASSFDGLPLGDFEYDLRGAPCCDVVLSGEPQVYPGRVEELYPEGGMFVEEGLQSYAGVALKDPGGAASGLVQAAWREDIGDGLAQRAVAVMQQFAPRLGAEIAGLRRLAALAALAEGPGSTCPRAAFRQIARELQSALRVRAVFIAGCSGGRPDRCRVLACCSGGRLLDAAEGRAVRCDPTGKQVPGGWEAVQVPDGLRQIVQALAQTRPLSLKYCLGFPLRDADGAAAGWLGLLHDRDIATDVLEPDLMALAAARTGLELRRRAAEQRRQQAEAAQLVRHKAESLGRLAGALAHEYNNLLASMQGRAELALAHLEAAHPAQQHLQAVEQGLRASAGLVRQLTGFAKGTNGPAPSPCDLNAVVQEALALVPLDCRKGKAVVLDLAEGVPAAHLDREEVRQLLLNLLLNAAEAIGPGAGTITVKTRRTRLDAAERQRLLKGRRMAAGDCLLLEVSDTGGGMRHDMVTRIFDPFYTTKPGGRGLGMAVAMGIISRHQGGLAVESREGAGSVIRCYFPACAAAAEAVEPPAAARSAAVWRILVVDDEDTVRRAVAGLLQLRGCEVAQADGYDAALALLDSEGPFDGAVIDMSMPGRGGWETLAGLRAAQPCLNAVMMSGCAISAAEAGFPGLADVQVLDKPFTKEKLYKALFR, from the coding sequence ATGGACGCATCAGGCGTGCCGCCGCTGGGGGACAGCTGCGGCTTGAATCTGGGGGCGCTGGCAGGCTTGCACGGGCTGGAGTTCTGTCAGGAATTTGCGGGGCAGCTGGCGCAGGGAACTGGCGCGGATCTGGTCACTGTTGGCGAGCTGACGGTCCGGGAGACCCCGCGCATCAGAGTGCTGGCCAGCAGTTTCGACGGGCTGCCGCTGGGCGATTTTGAATATGACTTGCGCGGGGCGCCGTGCTGCGATGTGGTGCTGAGCGGTGAGCCTCAGGTTTACCCCGGCCGGGTGGAGGAGCTGTATCCCGAAGGCGGGATGTTCGTTGAGGAAGGCCTCCAGAGCTATGCGGGCGTTGCCCTGAAGGATCCTGGCGGCGCGGCGTCCGGCCTGGTGCAGGCTGCCTGGCGCGAGGACATCGGCGACGGTTTGGCGCAGCGGGCCGTGGCGGTGATGCAGCAGTTTGCGCCGCGCCTTGGCGCGGAGATTGCGGGCCTGCGGCGGCTGGCAGCCCTGGCGGCGCTGGCAGAGGGGCCGGGCAGCACCTGTCCGCGGGCGGCATTCCGGCAGATTGCGCGGGAACTGCAAAGTGCGCTTAGGGTGCGGGCGGTTTTCATTGCCGGTTGCAGTGGGGGCAGGCCGGACCGCTGCCGGGTGCTGGCGTGCTGTTCCGGCGGCCGGTTGTTGGATGCGGCGGAAGGCCGGGCCGTGCGCTGTGACCCGACCGGGAAGCAGGTGCCGGGTGGCTGGGAGGCCGTTCAGGTGCCGGACGGTCTGCGGCAGATAGTGCAGGCATTGGCGCAGACCCGGCCCCTGTCATTGAAATACTGTCTCGGTTTTCCGCTGCGCGATGCGGATGGCGCGGCGGCCGGCTGGCTTGGGCTGCTGCATGACCGCGACATCGCGACGGATGTGCTGGAGCCGGATCTGATGGCGCTGGCTGCCGCCCGCACCGGTCTGGAACTGCGCCGCCGCGCCGCGGAGCAGCGCCGCCAGCAGGCGGAGGCGGCCCAGCTGGTCCGGCACAAGGCCGAGAGCCTGGGGCGGCTGGCAGGGGCCCTCGCGCATGAGTACAACAATCTGCTGGCGTCGATGCAGGGCAGGGCCGAACTGGCGCTGGCGCATCTGGAGGCCGCGCATCCTGCGCAGCAGCATCTGCAGGCGGTGGAGCAGGGGCTGCGGGCCTCGGCCGGGCTGGTGCGGCAGCTGACGGGCTTTGCCAAGGGCACCAACGGCCCGGCGCCTTCGCCGTGCGACCTAAACGCGGTTGTGCAGGAGGCGCTGGCACTGGTGCCCCTGGACTGCCGGAAGGGCAAGGCGGTGGTACTGGATCTGGCCGAGGGCGTCCCGGCGGCGCATCTGGACCGGGAGGAGGTGCGCCAGCTGCTGCTGAACCTGCTGCTGAACGCTGCGGAGGCCATCGGTCCCGGTGCAGGCACCATTACGGTAAAGACCCGGCGCACTCGCCTGGACGCTGCGGAGCGGCAGCGGCTGCTGAAGGGGCGCCGGATGGCGGCGGGCGATTGCCTGCTGCTGGAGGTCAGCGACACCGGCGGCGGCATGCGGCACGACATGGTCACCCGGATCTTCGACCCGTTTTATACCACCAAACCCGGCGGCCGCGGCCTGGGCATGGCGGTGGCGATGGGGATCATCAGCCGCCATCAGGGCGGGCTGGCGGTGGAGAGCCGCGAAGGCGCGGGCAGCGTCATTCGCTGCTATTTCCCGGCTTGTGCCGCGGCGGCAGAGGCGGTGGAGCCGCCCGCGGCAGCGCGCAGCGCGGCGGTTTGGCGGATCCTGGTGGTGGATGACGAGGACACCGTGCGCCGGGCGGTGGCGGGGCTGCTGCAGCTGCGCGGCTGCGAGGTGGCGCAGGCGGATGGATATGACGCGGCGCTTGCCTTGCTGGACTCGGAAGGGCCGTTTGACGGCGCGGTGATCGACATGAGCATGCCGGGGCGCGGCGGCTGGGAGACGCTGGCCGGCCTGCGGGCGGCGCAGCCGTGCCTGAATGCGGTGATGATGAGCGGCTGTGCCATCAGCGCGGCAGAGGCGGGCTTTCCCGGACTGGCGGATGTGCAGGTGCTGGACAAGCCCTTTACCAAGGAAAAGCTGTATAAGGCGCTGTTCCGCTAG
- a CDS encoding LysR substrate-binding domain-containing protein, with protein MRRKIPPISALLCFEAAARAGSFAQGARTMSLSQSAFSRQIQSLEAQTGQTLFKRDRQRVQLTAAGHMLLEELSPQLEALEATFYRLRTRDNPYGALNIGTYPTLGSRWLMPHLAQLAREQPRLTVNTITYLDNAQVDASLIDLAIVQGDPPWPGFRADFLMPETLIAVAAPGLLSTPVRAASSLLDYPALQHTTRPLSWQIWFEDLGEALPVRPTGPLFSQFEMLIDAVKYGHGAAILPELLVRRELDDGTLIQAHPHSCIPASAYYLLTPQAKAGTSRIERVRSWLLEHAAAG; from the coding sequence ATGCGCCGCAAAATCCCGCCCATTTCTGCCCTGCTCTGTTTCGAGGCCGCCGCCCGCGCCGGCAGCTTTGCCCAGGGCGCCCGCACCATGAGCCTGTCGCAAAGCGCTTTCAGCCGCCAGATCCAGAGCCTGGAGGCGCAGACCGGCCAGACCTTGTTCAAGCGCGACCGGCAGCGGGTGCAGCTCACCGCGGCGGGCCATATGCTGCTGGAGGAACTTTCGCCGCAGCTGGAGGCTCTGGAAGCCACCTTTTACCGGCTGCGCACCCGCGATAACCCCTATGGCGCGCTCAACATCGGCACCTATCCGACGCTCGGCAGCCGCTGGCTGATGCCGCATCTGGCACAGCTGGCCCGGGAACAGCCGCGGCTGACGGTCAACACCATCACCTATCTCGACAATGCGCAGGTGGATGCCAGCCTCATTGATCTCGCCATCGTGCAGGGCGATCCGCCCTGGCCGGGCTTCCGCGCCGATTTCCTGATGCCGGAGACGCTGATCGCCGTTGCCGCGCCCGGCCTGCTCAGCACCCCGGTACGGGCGGCAAGCAGCCTGCTGGACTACCCGGCCCTGCAGCACACCACCCGCCCGCTCAGCTGGCAGATATGGTTCGAAGATCTGGGCGAGGCGCTGCCCGTCCGGCCCACCGGCCCGCTGTTCAGCCAGTTCGAAATGCTGATCGACGCAGTGAAATACGGCCACGGCGCGGCGATACTGCCGGAGCTGCTGGTGCGCCGCGAACTCGACGACGGCACGCTGATCCAGGCCCATCCGCACAGCTGCATCCCTGCCAGCGCCTATTACCTGCTGACCCCGCAGGCCAAGGCCGGCACCAGCCGGATCGAACGGGTCCGCAGCTGGCTGCTGGAGCACGCCGCCGCCGGTTAG